Genomic DNA from Roseburia intestinalis L1-82:
GCCGGTCGGCTGGGTTCCCTCCGCTCCAAAGCCCAGTCCCCAGTTATCTGCCTGATTCTGGACAGACACTGTCTCCACTGTTTTTTTCATCTGCTGTTTCTGCAGCGAACCTGCGCCCCAGCCTAAAAAGAACATAAAAACAAACAGTGCCGTCACTTTTAAAATTTTCTTTTTGTTATGGTTCATGTTTTTCCCTTCCATACCGATTATTGATATTGCATAACATCTACGCATCGCAATCATGCATGAATGCTATACTTTACAATATTTCTTTTTGTATTCTATGTGGGAAGGCGCATGTACCATGCCCGGAAATATTGATCCGGAAAATCTGTTACAAAAAAAGTACCGTATACTGACATTTTTCTTTTTTGTCATATACAGTACTTTTTCTTTTCTATCTATTTATCTGTATTCATTTAAAACTTTCCGCCCAGATTCTCTTCTCCGTACTTACTCATAGCGCAATGCATCGATGACTTCCATCTTTGAAGCCTTATTTGCCGGGTAATATCCGAAGAATACACCGGTTAACATGGAGAAGAACAGGGAAAGCATGATCGCCGTTACAGAAGGATGCACCGTCATAATAATATAATTTGCATACTGAGAGTACATATTCTGAATGACAAATCCTGCCACTTTTCCAAGCAGTGCCCCGATTCCTATACCAATCAGTATACCGATGATACCTCCGATCAGACAAAGCATGATCGCCTCTATGACAAACTGCATACGGATGGTACGTCTTTTGGCACCAAGCGCCATACGGACACCGATCTCTCTTGTACGCTCCGTGATGGACACCAGCATGATATTCATAACGCCGACACCACCCACGATCAGTGAAATCGCTGCAATACCGGAAACCGCGATCGTGATCACGTTGAGTACCGTATTGATCATGCCAAGATCAGATGCCATATTGTATGCACTGACGTGGAAATTTTTGTTGTTTGCATACATCTCATCAAAATAAGATAAAACATCCGTTGTTGCCTGATTGACATCTGCAAGAGGATCGATCATAAGATTAAAATAATCATAACCAGTCCTGTCAGTCCCCTGCAGTTTAAAACAGGTCTGAAGAGGGATCATCAATTCTGTTACACGGTCTTTTTCCGGTATGGACGTGTCCACTTTTCCAAATAATGCTTGGTTATATACATAAACGCCAACTACAACAAAATCAAAAATTCCGCCATCCGATGTTGCAACAGAAAGTGTTTCACCGATCGGATCTTTACCTGCAAAGTATCTCTCTGCCATCGTATCTGCAATCAGGCATACTCTCTTTTTCCCCTGATTATCTGCCTTTGTCAGATTTCTTCCGGCATGCATTTCCAGTTTCATATACTCTAAATATTCCGGTGTGATACCATCAATATTGACATTTGCATAATTCTTGGAATCAGCATCATCTTTAATGGTTCCTGAACCAAGATAGTTCTGTGCTGCAACACCTGTTACCTCATCCGGATATTTTTCAATCAATCCATCGATCATATCCTGTGTGACATAATCGCTGTCTGTCATATCCGGCTGTTCCCAGGTAGCCCAGTCTTCATCATTTTCCGGATAACGTGCCTCGACATACGCCTGTACCATATTTCCACCAAGTGAATTCATGGTTGCCGTCAGCGTACTCTGTATGGAACCACCGATCGTCGTGATAATGATCACCGAACTGATACCGATGATGATTCCAAGCATCGTCAGAAGCGAACGCATCTTGTTGCTGGAAATACTCGTGATTGCCTCTTTGATATTTTCCCAAAACATTAATGTTCACCTCCATTATCTGCCACGATCTGTCCATCTAACAGAGTAACGATACGCTCTGTTTCCTGTGCAAGCTCCTGGGAATGTGTGATCAGAACAATTGTTTTTCCCTGCTCCTCATGAAGCTTATGGAATAAGTCCATGACCATATGTCCTGTCTTAGAATCAAGTGCTCCGGTCGGCTCATCCGCAAGAATGATCGCCGGATCATTGATCATTGCCCTTGCAATTGCAACACGCTGTTTCTGACCACCGGAAAGCTCATTCGGTCTGTGATCCGCACGGTCTTCCATTCCTACCATTTTGAGCATTTCCATGGCATGTTCTTTTCCGTTTTTGGAATGTTCTTCTCCATATAGTAATGGAACCATAACATTTTTTAATGCATTGGCTCTCGGAAGGAGATTAAAGTTCTGAAATACAAAACCAATCCTGCGGTTTCTGATCGCACTCCGTACTTCATCCGACATTCCATTGACATCCTGTCCCTCCAGATAATAATCTCCCTGTGTCTGGCGGTCGAGGACTCCTATAATATTCATAAGTGTACTCTTACCGGAACCGGATTCACCGACGATGGAAACAAATTCCCCTTTATTTACGGTAAGGTTGATTCCATGTAAAATTTCAAGTTCATTTGGTTTTCCCAAATAATATGTCTTAACGATATTTTCCATTCGGATTACTGGTTCACTCACTACTCATTTCCCTCCACGCTGGTGCTCATACCTTCTGCATCTGAGGTTTCATCTGTAGATGCGCCTGTTCCCATATCCTGCTCGGAATACATCTGTTCCGGTGTAAACTGCTGTCCTTCTGTCACCGTTCCGGAGTAATCATAAATTAATTTATCTCCTTCTGCCAGATCTCCACCGGTTACTTCCGTATAGTAATCTACTTCTTCACCAACTGTGATATTCTTCTTCACCGCTGTAGCAGAACCGTCTGCATTTGCCTCTGCAACAAGTACGTATGTATTTCCGTCATCATCCGTCTTGACAAGATCATAAGGAATCGCTAATACTTCACCTTTTTCCTTGATCATGACTTTTGCTTTTACTTCCATACCGACAAGTAATTCTTTGTTATCTAAAGATATCTCTACGGAATATCCTCCGGATGTTGTCTGTCCGTCAGATCCCGTGGACTGTCCTTTGACACGTACCACTCTGGTCACAGTTCCATTAATGGTCTCATCTCCCATGGCATCCGCTGTTACAGTTGCTTTCATTCCCTCTTCAATCTTTAAAATATCAGCTTCTTCCACAGTTGCCACCATTTTTAAAGAACTGGTATCTTCGATCGTTACAAGTGGTGTTTTTGAATCTGCATTAACATCTCCGACAGAAACATTGACTGCCGTCACAACTCCACCGCAAGGTGCTGTAATATTGCAATCTTCTAACTGTTCTTTTAAATCTGTCAGTTTATCTTTGGAAGATGAATCCGATCCTTTATACTTGTCAAGTTCTACCGCACGCTGTGCATCCTCGATCGTACGGTTCGTGGTCTCTAATACTTTCTGGTAATCTTCCTCAGCAGTAGTAACTGCTTTCTGTGCAGCTAACAAAGACTGAAATTCTGCATCCGATTTATCTTCACTCTTATCCCACATAATACTCTGTGCGTTATAAGCATCCTTTGCATCATCAATTGCTTTCTGTGCAGCTGCAAGCTGTGTCTGCTGATCTTCTTTTGCACGACTGACTGTTTCTGCTGTCTGCTGTGAATTAATACTGTCTGTCGCATTTGTATCAGACATATTTTTTTCGAGATCCGCAATCTGATCCTGAATCGTAGAGGAATCTAATGTACATAATACATCTCCCTCTTTTACAATATCTCCGACCTGAACATTAACTGCTGTGATTTCTGCTAACGCTTTTGAAGTTGCATTATTCTTCGTGATACCCGATACAGTACCTTTTAATGAAATCGTATCAGATAAATCTCTCTTCTGTACCGGCTCCACCTCTACTGTATTGACTGCTGTTGCTACCTGGCTTGTCATTTTCTTTACTGAACTTCCAATGATCGCAGCTACAACGACCAGAACCACAAGCACAATAATAACTACTTTTTTCTTTCCCTTTTTCGGTTTTGTCTTGTTACCCATTTTTATTACTCCCTTTTTTTATTCGATTTACGGTGATTGTATCATTATCTATCTGCCAAAAAAAGGCACTTAAGCAAATATTAAGAAATCTTAAGTTTTCCATCCGTAAATCTTTCTTTTTTGTATTACTGTAATAATACAGTGGTTTTGTTGGAGTGTCAAGACATTTTTCCGTATTTGGTATAATTTTGCATACCAGTTTTCCCTGTCTTTTAGAATCTACCGTATTCTTTCATCGTATCATGTGCAAAACCGTCACATGATCCAATTTACCGTTCGTCAATCATGCAAGCATGTTGACTCACTTGCGTTCATTATATCCCGGAAACAGAGCATCATTTCCCGTGTCAGACTAAGTCCCTCCGGATCATCCGGGACATCCTCAAAATCAACCCATTCTGCGCAGGCAAGTTCCTCCTCATCCAGTCTCATCGCATCTCCCTCATCATCCAGTTCACAAAAATAGCCAAGAAGAAGATTGCTGTCAAATCCCCAAGGCTGACTCTTGTAATAACGGATATTTTTTACGGAAAGCCCAACCTCTTCCTTCACTTCCCTCGCCACCGTTTCCTCCGCAGTTTCACCGATTTCTGTAAATCCGGCAATCAGTGCATATCTTTTATATTCACGGTTTGCATATTTTGTCATGAGGATTTTTCTGCCGTTTGTCACACCCACGATCACTGCCGGTGCTATTTTCGGGAAAACCATGTTGTTACAGTCCGGACATGAAAGCATCCGGAGTTTTTCACTATGTACCAGTTTATGCCCACATCTCCCACAATAAACATTATCGCGGTACCAGACATACAGATGCCATGCGGTCGCAGCTGCAAGCACCCGCTCTTTCGGCTGCATGGTGCGTGTCTCAAACATTTTATAGTATACAAATCCCGGCACCTCTATCCCTTCCCCCGGATCTGTCAGAAAATAATCATCCTCCCCGATGGAAAAAAGATAAACGCATGCAGGGATTTCCTTTCCCATCCCACGACAGATTTCAGAAAGTTCTTTATAGGTCAGATAACACACCTGACCATCATTTTTTGCCAGAATACGGTTATCTTTAAAGATCATAAGAAAACTGTCTGCCTGTGGTATCTTTTTGTGATATTCATTACTAAGATGCATCGGAAATATATCCTGAATCATTGTATTTTTCTCCTTTATCTGCATTTATTCTGACAGAACCTGAAACAAATCACACCTAAAATCTAATCTTCTTTGTGCCATCATTCAAAAAACGGATGATATTTCGCTTTGAAATACCATCCGGCCTGTCATATTATTTAACCTTTTTTAATATGTTTATGTGTAAACAGATGATCCTGACAATATTCATAATTGCCGTCACACTTTGAACAGAAACGGAACTCTAAATTCGGATCATCAAGTTCTGTCCTGCCACAAATCGCACATTTGTGCCTAGTAATGCCGGAACCCGGTCTGGGTTGACGCATCTGGGACTTGAACTGCTGTCTCCTGTGTATTTCATGCGGCGAATAACGTTTAAAAT
This window encodes:
- a CDS encoding ABC transporter permease; its protein translation is MFWENIKEAITSISSNKMRSLLTMLGIIIGISSVIIITTIGGSIQSTLTATMNSLGGNMVQAYVEARYPENDEDWATWEQPDMTDSDYVTQDMIDGLIEKYPDEVTGVAAQNYLGSGTIKDDADSKNYANVNIDGITPEYLEYMKLEMHAGRNLTKADNQGKKRVCLIADTMAERYFAGKDPIGETLSVATSDGGIFDFVVVGVYVYNQALFGKVDTSIPEKDRVTELMIPLQTCFKLQGTDRTGYDYFNLMIDPLADVNQATTDVLSYFDEMYANNKNFHVSAYNMASDLGMINTVLNVITIAVSGIAAISLIVGGVGVMNIMLVSITERTREIGVRMALGAKRRTIRMQFVIEAIMLCLIGGIIGILIGIGIGALLGKVAGFVIQNMYSQYANYIIMTVHPSVTAIMLSLFFSMLTGVFFGYYPANKASKMEVIDALRYE
- a CDS encoding ABC transporter ATP-binding protein, with protein sequence MENIVKTYYLGKPNELEILHGINLTVNKGEFVSIVGESGSGKSTLMNIIGVLDRQTQGDYYLEGQDVNGMSDEVRSAIRNRRIGFVFQNFNLLPRANALKNVMVPLLYGEEHSKNGKEHAMEMLKMVGMEDRADHRPNELSGGQKQRVAIARAMINDPAIILADEPTGALDSKTGHMVMDLFHKLHEEQGKTIVLITHSQELAQETERIVTLLDGQIVADNGGEH
- a CDS encoding efflux RND transporter periplasmic adaptor subunit, whose amino-acid sequence is MGNKTKPKKGKKKVVIIVLVVLVVVAAIIGSSVKKMTSQVATAVNTVEVEPVQKRDLSDTISLKGTVSGITKNNATSKALAEITAVNVQVGDIVKEGDVLCTLDSSTIQDQIADLEKNMSDTNATDSINSQQTAETVSRAKEDQQTQLAAAQKAIDDAKDAYNAQSIMWDKSEDKSDAEFQSLLAAQKAVTTAEEDYQKVLETTNRTIEDAQRAVELDKYKGSDSSSKDKLTDLKEQLEDCNITAPCGGVVTAVNVSVGDVNADSKTPLVTIEDTSSLKMVATVEEADILKIEEGMKATVTADAMGDETINGTVTRVVRVKGQSTGSDGQTTSGGYSVEISLDNKELLVGMEVKAKVMIKEKGEVLAIPYDLVKTDDDGNTYVLVAEANADGSATAVKKNITVGEEVDYYTEVTGGDLAEGDKLIYDYSGTVTEGQQFTPEQMYSEQDMGTGASTDETSDAEGMSTSVEGNE
- the nudC gene encoding NAD(+) diphosphatase encodes the protein MIQDIFPMHLSNEYHKKIPQADSFLMIFKDNRILAKNDGQVCYLTYKELSEICRGMGKEIPACVYLFSIGEDDYFLTDPGEGIEVPGFVYYKMFETRTMQPKERVLAAATAWHLYVWYRDNVYCGRCGHKLVHSEKLRMLSCPDCNNMVFPKIAPAVIVGVTNGRKILMTKYANREYKRYALIAGFTEIGETAEETVAREVKEEVGLSVKNIRYYKSQPWGFDSNLLLGYFCELDDEGDAMRLDEEELACAEWVDFEDVPDDPEGLSLTREMMLCFRDIMNASESTCLHD